In Populus alba chromosome 4, ASM523922v2, whole genome shotgun sequence, the genomic window GAATCACGTAAAGCCAAAAGATCAGAAGAACTCCATCTCAGTGGGATTTTGTGTTCTTCATGGTTGTTGCTCTCACGTTTCCTGACGTTTTTAGGTGCTTCGACAGCTACCTAATGCTGGGATTAATGCTATAAAAGAAATCTGGAATACATCTTTTTCGGCAACCAAACCAGGAATAAAGTTGTGACTTGCAGAAAGATTCAAAGCCTTACCCACGCATGGATTACGAGTTAAAGATGATGGATCAATCAGCTTTGGGCACTGCTAACTAATCGACAAGCCTTTTTCCATGTGTTTAGggccataaaaattaaaatagaaacttGATGCAGTAGTAGGACCATggaaattttcaataattaagcATGATGGGTGTTTTCTGATGTGGTGGgagtcgtcgtcgtcgtcgtcgtcactTGATCATCTCACCTTAACGAACTTAAGGCCTAAGGCAATCATCACCTGAAATTAAaaggggtgagaaaaaaaagttaactttTAGTGAGCCAATGGGGAAAAAAACGAGGAGgagaaatcataataataataataataaaaaaaaaaaacaagatcctTTGTAACATTTCTTGAAGAGCAGATTCAGCATCCTTCAACACAGCAGTTGCTTGTCATGATAAAGGAGCATGCCCTTGCTGTAGGACAAGACCATCCTGTGGTCCATAGCACAAAAGGATGCTCCCtcctttgttttctgtttttctttttaaatttaaatttatttttatatcatattaaaaataatttttaaaaaataaataataatgttattttcatatatttcaaaacaaaaaacactttaaaaaataacatctacaaataaatgattaataaataaaaaaactttcatttattatttttacttatcttcatatctcttaaaaaattaaaataaaaaaaaactgatgttTTTCGCTCAAAGAATAGAGATAaagtcccttttctttttcttactcgtatgattttttatatctgTCTTGAATTTCAAGGACATTAGAGGTATTAATCCTTAGGATTTTTGTTAGGTGGAAAATTTATGTTAAGGTTTAGCAACCTTATTAGATATTGATTTAtgtacatataatataacaaaaaaagttCTTATAACATGGAATATAATCACTAATTATCCCACAAATATTCTCTTGCTTTCAATTTTCATTATCTCCTGCTTTTAAACCAGTCAGAGGTGAGCAGGGAGTGGCAATTGGTGGGTGGGTCATTGCCTATCCAGACAATTTATTTCTCTAGCAGAAATTGACCCACAAGTATTGTTCCATCACGTAATACCCAAGatgttttactttaaatttatgattaatcTCCTTCCCCTCCTGTAATTAAAAGGagtaatcaattaaatatatttataaataaagattTTCATACAAATTGATATATCAACTGATTGGTCTTTcgttattcaaaatattaattaatcctccttaaaaaaaatcatgattaatattaaaatcccTCACTAAtttatctcttttaattattcctTCCTCTTTATATCTCTCGTTAAAGCCTAGGAATGGAGTTAAGGGGAAACCATGATCACTTCATAGACTCGCAAATGATGCTGCTATTCAGACCAGGTCCAGTTCCAACCTCCTCTATGCCTTTGCCCTCTTTCtccttttgttatttacttattattatatatatatatttttttttataaatatgaacTGGCAAAAGTGATTAAACAAAGAAACCATGAAGGTTTCTgcctcaatcttcttcttcttcgtctttttttaattaaaaaaaaactctcctttcttttcctttcttaaaGATGTATAATTTAAGgtgggagagagaaagagaggtttTCTTGCCTGCCTTTCCATGTCTCTCTCCTTGTAAAACGAATTTtccttgtaaaaaaatttaaaaagagagTTCAAAAAAGCACCTACCCTGGCCAGCTTTTAAACTAAACATTTTCTTCTTACCATAAGCCAAAAGAGAAGCTCCCATCTCTCTTAACTCTCAGatctctctccccctccctaTCTCTCTCCATATTGAAGAACCAGTCGAAGTTTATTCCATATCTTCATCGAAAGaattgttcttgttcttcacAATGAGAGATATAGTTTCTTGTTTTAGTGAAAATGCCATACAAGTCTCTCATTCTTCATGTTCTAGTTATTCGAACAATGCTTGTATCTCTCCAAGCCTAACCCCATCTGTCCAAAATACAGTCTCTTGCTTCTATAAAATCATCCTCTCAACTAAAAAACAACTCCTGGCCAAAGTGTCTTGGTGCAAAAACCAGACCACTCAAGGCCTCAGCATTAATTTTGGCAATGACCCTTCAACTTCTTTCAAACTCAACACACATACCAGGCTCTTTAGAAAGATGAAAGGCAGCAAATTGGTTGAATCTGATACTGTAAAGATCGAAGTCTTCTGGGATCTTTCTTCTGCTAAATATGAGTTAGGACCTGAACCTGTTGAAGGGTTTTATGTCCTGGTCATGGTTGATTCAGAAATAGGCCTGATATTGGGTGATGTAGGAGAAGAAACTTTGACCAAGAAGTTCAAAACTAGCAGCACCCCAATTGCTAAAGCCACTCTCATTTCAAGGCAAGAGCATTGTTCAGGCAATACTTTATATGCTACGAGGGCACAGTTTTGTGACACGGGAATTCAACATGACATCGTGATCAGATGTAGTGGAGAAAATGAAGGCCTGAAGCATCCAGTTTTATCTGTATGTATTGATAAGAAGACAGTGATTCGTGTAAAGAGGCTGCAGTGGAATTTTAGAG contains:
- the LOC118040079 gene encoding uncharacterized protein; translation: MRDIVSCFSENAIQVSHSSCSSYSNNACISPSLTPSVQNTVSCFYKIILSTKKQLLAKVSWCKNQTTQGLSINFGNDPSTSFKLNTHTRLFRKMKGSKLVESDTVKIEVFWDLSSAKYELGPEPVEGFYVLVMVDSEIGLILGDVGEETLTKKFKTSSTPIAKATLISRQEHCSGNTLYATRAQFCDTGIQHDIVIRCSGENEGLKHPVLSVCIDKKTVIRVKRLQWNFRGNQTIFLDGLLVDLLWDVHDWFYNPGSGYAVFMFRTRSGMDSRLWLEEKLVQKDQERVEFSLLIYASKSP